Proteins encoded by one window of Merismopedia glauca CCAP 1448/3:
- the trxB gene encoding thioredoxin-disulfide reductase, whose product MTNIENLVIIGSGPAGYTAAIYAARANLKPLVFEGFQAGGLPGGQLMTTTEVENFPGFPQGITGPDLMENMKAQAERWGAELITEDVVSVDLSQRPFVVRSEDREVKAHSIVIATGATAKRLGLPSESQYWSRGISACAICDGATPIFKNAELAIIGAGDSALEEAIYLTKYGDRVHLLVRSDKMRASKAMQDRALNNPKITIHWHTEAVDVFGENGQMMGLKVKNNQTGEESRLAVKGLFYAIGHNPNTSLFTGQLELDEVGYIVTKPNTVETSVEGVFAAGDVQDHEFRQAITAAGTGCMAAMLAERWLSAKGLLQEFHQQPGSEVSQKPEQTAQSTEFSLENTRHQGGYALRKLFHESDRLLLVKYASPNCGPCHTLKPILNKLVTELDGKIHFVEIDIEQDPDIAENAGITGTPTVQIFKDRDLLTEVKGVKQKSQYRELIETHL is encoded by the coding sequence ATGACAAATATTGAAAACTTAGTCATTATTGGTTCTGGTCCTGCGGGATATACAGCCGCTATTTATGCAGCCCGTGCTAACCTCAAACCCCTTGTATTTGAAGGATTCCAAGCTGGGGGATTACCTGGGGGACAACTGATGACTACGACTGAGGTAGAAAATTTTCCTGGTTTCCCTCAAGGGATTACTGGTCCAGATTTGATGGAAAATATGAAGGCGCAAGCTGAAAGATGGGGTGCTGAGTTAATTACAGAAGATGTAGTCAGTGTAGATCTCAGTCAGCGTCCCTTTGTGGTACGTTCGGAAGACAGGGAAGTTAAGGCTCATAGTATAGTGATCGCGACGGGAGCCACGGCGAAAAGGTTAGGATTGCCGAGTGAGTCACAGTATTGGAGTCGAGGCATCTCAGCTTGTGCGATTTGTGACGGTGCAACCCCTATTTTCAAGAATGCAGAGCTAGCTATCATTGGGGCTGGGGATTCGGCGCTAGAAGAGGCGATTTATTTGACTAAATATGGCGATCGCGTTCATTTATTGGTGCGTAGCGACAAGATGCGCGCTAGTAAGGCAATGCAAGATCGGGCGTTGAATAACCCCAAAATCACGATCCACTGGCATACTGAAGCGGTTGATGTTTTTGGTGAAAACGGTCAAATGATGGGTTTGAAAGTCAAAAATAACCAAACTGGTGAAGAAAGTCGCCTAGCAGTCAAAGGGTTATTTTATGCGATCGGTCACAATCCCAATACATCTTTATTTACCGGACAGTTGGAATTAGATGAAGTCGGCTATATTGTCACTAAACCAAATACGGTGGAAACCAGTGTGGAAGGAGTATTTGCCGCCGGAGATGTGCAAGACCATGAGTTTCGCCAAGCAATTACGGCGGCGGGAACTGGCTGTATGGCAGCTATGTTAGCAGAAAGATGGCTGTCGGCGAAAGGGTTGTTGCAAGAGTTTCACCAGCAGCCAGGTAGTGAAGTCAGTCAAAAACCAGAGCAAACAGCACAGTCTACGGAATTTAGTCTAGAAAATACCCGCCATCAAGGGGGATATGCCCTGAGAAAGCTGTTTCATGAAAGCGATCGCCTGTTACTCGTCAAATATGCTTCCCCAAACTGCGGTCCCTGTCATACGCTAAAACCCATTTTAAACAAGTTAGTGACAGAATTGGACGGGAAAATCCACTTTGTGGAAATCGATATCGAACAAGATCCAGATATCGCGGAAAATGCGGGAATTACGGGAACTCCAACGGTACAAATCTTTAAAGATCGAGATTTGTTAACGGAAGTGAAGGGAGTGAAGCAAAAAAGTCAGTACCGCGAATTGATTGAGACTCATCTCTAA
- a CDS encoding ABC transporter permease, whose amino-acid sequence MTVAKRPRLKILDLFRHPSLSVILLGIGILITLGFVLIALLAPVFQGWGWLQNPLDSLSNTQREPPSWSHLFGTSSEGYDVFSRTLFGTQAALQVVFWATIVSLVVGVPLGMVSGYLGGKLDKVLLFLTDTIYTLPKLLLSITLAFIVGRGVMNAVFAVSISYIAKYYRVVRNHTTSVKNELFIEAAQAMGASTPRVLSKYLFLNVIQSVPVILTLNAADAILTLSSLGFLGLGLPETTPEWGHDLKVELSVLSTDGIWWSTFFPGFALTLLVVGLSLIGEGLTEVINPRSRKQDR is encoded by the coding sequence ATGACCGTAGCCAAGCGACCTAGACTCAAAATTCTCGATCTTTTCCGCCATCCCAGTCTATCTGTAATCCTATTGGGGATAGGAATTCTGATTACGCTAGGATTCGTTTTAATTGCCCTTTTAGCACCAGTTTTTCAGGGTTGGGGATGGCTGCAAAACCCCCTAGATTCCTTAAGCAATACCCAGCGAGAACCACCTTCTTGGTCGCATTTATTTGGGACTAGTAGCGAGGGATATGACGTGTTTTCGCGTACTTTATTCGGGACACAAGCTGCCTTACAGGTAGTATTTTGGGCGACTATAGTTAGTCTAGTGGTAGGCGTACCTTTGGGAATGGTGAGTGGTTATCTTGGTGGCAAGTTAGATAAGGTACTACTGTTTCTGACGGATACTATATATACACTTCCCAAGCTTTTACTATCGATTACCCTAGCGTTTATTGTCGGTAGAGGGGTGATGAATGCTGTTTTTGCGGTGAGTATCTCTTATATTGCCAAATATTACCGCGTGGTGAGAAATCATACTACTAGCGTAAAAAACGAGCTATTTATCGAAGCAGCGCAAGCAATGGGTGCATCTACCCCCAGGGTGCTATCTAAATATCTCTTTCTCAATGTGATTCAGAGTGTACCTGTGATCTTAACTTTGAATGCGGCTGATGCGATTTTAACTTTGAGTAGTCTGGGTTTCTTGGGATTGGGTTTACCAGAAACAACTCCAGAATGGGGACACGATCTGAAAGTAGAACTGTCAGTATTATCTACTGATGGGATTTGGTGGTCTACATTTTTTCCTGGTTTTGCTTTGACTTTGCTAGTTGTAGGATTATCATTGATTGGAGAAGGATTGACAGAAGTAATTAATCCGCGATCGCGCAAGCAGGATCGATAA
- a CDS encoding proteasome-type protease has protein sequence MTYCLGIITKYGLIMAADSRTNAGVDYISTYQKLFNLSLPGERVILICTSGNLSVTQGMLLMVQKDLRVPEDSNIHTLPTFYDIARYLGGKIRQIQEQDRSYLKQDGIECKCTVLLGGQIKGQPPELYMIYSQGNCIHASPQTPFMQIGETKYGKPILDRILSFDTPLDIAAKSALLSIDSTMKSNISVGPPIHLVMYEKDSFKIEYELKLDARSPYLLKIRRQWENSLKEAFDRVPDLEWNQTNQKIEIENFPDP, from the coding sequence ATGACTTATTGCCTCGGAATTATCACCAAATACGGTCTAATTATGGCTGCTGACTCTCGCACTAATGCAGGAGTTGATTATATCTCTACTTACCAGAAGCTATTTAACTTGTCTTTACCTGGAGAACGAGTGATTTTGATTTGTACTTCTGGTAACCTTTCTGTCACCCAAGGAATGCTGCTGATGGTGCAAAAAGATCTGCGGGTGCCAGAAGATAGTAACATTCATACTTTGCCCACATTTTATGATATTGCTCGTTATCTAGGTGGCAAAATCCGGCAAATTCAAGAACAAGATCGTTCTTATTTAAAACAAGATGGAATAGAGTGTAAATGTACTGTTTTACTAGGTGGTCAAATTAAAGGACAGCCGCCAGAACTATACATGATTTATAGCCAGGGAAATTGCATTCATGCTAGTCCTCAAACTCCTTTTATGCAGATAGGAGAGACTAAATATGGCAAGCCTATATTAGATAGAATTTTGAGTTTTGATACTCCTTTAGATATTGCAGCTAAAAGCGCTTTATTATCGATTGATTCGACCATGAAATCAAATATTTCTGTTGGTCCTCCGATTCATTTGGTGATGTATGAGAAAGATAGTTTTAAGATTGAGTACGAACTCAAGTTAGATGCGAGATCTCCTTATTTATTGAAAATTAGGAGACAGTGGGAAAACTCCTTAAAAGAAGCATTTGATCGCGTCCCCGATCTTGAGTGGAATCAGACTAATCAAAAGATTGAGATCGAAAATTTTCCCGATCCTTAA
- a CDS encoding LOG family protein, which yields MNDRADRIYDSLSHDLKVIVEELPDRQHGKYIQRALGVIARLAQDNIDTLDWKILSASLLDLERGFKVFYPYRHVRKITIFGSARVAPETPEYQMAVEFASHVSQQGFMVMTGAGGGIMQAGNEGAGAANSFGLNIELPFEQGANQYIEGDPKLLNFRYFFTRKLFMLRESDAIALFPGGFGTHDEALECLTLCQTGRYGPVPMILINPPGGTYWQDWDAYIRKHLVEPGLVSPEDSSLYKITDNLEVAYETINHFYRVYHSSRYIQDLCVIRLQTELCDPDVDRLNTEFKDILIKGKIEKCQTLPEEMGDETEKLPRISLYFNQRDFGRLYQMIDTINHMESCAIAVEHPEIK from the coding sequence ATGAACGATCGCGCCGATCGCATCTACGATTCTTTGTCTCATGACCTCAAAGTAATAGTTGAAGAACTGCCCGATCGCCAGCACGGTAAATATATTCAACGAGCATTAGGAGTTATAGCCAGACTAGCTCAAGACAATATTGATACCCTAGATTGGAAAATTCTCAGTGCCTCCTTGCTAGACTTGGAAAGGGGGTTCAAAGTTTTCTATCCCTATCGCCACGTGCGGAAAATCACTATTTTTGGTTCGGCTAGAGTTGCCCCAGAAACGCCAGAATATCAAATGGCAGTAGAATTCGCCAGTCACGTCAGCCAACAGGGCTTCATGGTCATGACAGGTGCTGGTGGGGGCATTATGCAAGCGGGGAATGAAGGTGCTGGCGCAGCTAATTCTTTTGGCTTGAATATTGAATTGCCTTTTGAACAAGGAGCAAATCAGTACATAGAGGGCGATCCCAAACTGCTAAATTTTCGCTACTTTTTCACTCGCAAATTGTTTATGTTACGAGAAAGCGATGCGATCGCTCTTTTTCCTGGGGGATTTGGCACTCACGATGAAGCTTTGGAATGTTTAACCCTTTGTCAAACAGGTAGATATGGTCCTGTGCCCATGATCTTGATTAATCCTCCTGGTGGTACTTATTGGCAAGATTGGGATGCATATATTCGCAAACATTTGGTTGAACCAGGGTTAGTTAGTCCAGAAGATTCAAGTTTATATAAAATCACAGATAATCTAGAAGTCGCTTACGAAACGATCAATCATTTCTATCGGGTTTATCACTCTAGTCGCTACATCCAAGATTTGTGTGTCATTCGTTTACAAACAGAATTGTGCGATCCTGATGTTGATAGATTAAACACTGAATTTAAAGATATTTTAATTAAAGGTAAGATTGAAAAATGTCAGACTTTACCGGAAGAAATGGGGGATGAAACCGAAAAATTACCCCGTATATCTTTGTATTTTAATCAACGAGATTTCGGCAGATTGTATCAAATGATTGACACTATTAATCACATGGAATCTTGCGCGATCGCGGTAGAACATCCTGAGATTAAGTAA
- a CDS encoding type IV pilin-like G/H family protein — protein sequence MKTELKAKFLQHLNKKRADKGFTLIELLVVIIIIGILAAIALPTFLNQTAKGKQAEAKSNISSINRTQTSYRAEKSAFAANFNQLALGTLNSTTGTATTVNYSYTVVGGNDSASVVAQSNDTSLKSYSGGTSRYVNSESQSVMTSIICEALQPGTGTPALINAITGGNTGSAPGCNTTNASPVE from the coding sequence ATGAAGACCGAATTAAAAGCCAAATTCTTACAACACCTTAACAAAAAAAGAGCAGACAAAGGTTTCACCTTAATCGAACTATTAGTTGTTATTATCATCATCGGTATCTTAGCAGCCATTGCCCTACCCACCTTCCTCAACCAAACCGCTAAAGGCAAGCAAGCCGAAGCTAAGTCAAATATTAGCTCTATCAACCGCACCCAAACTTCCTACCGTGCTGAAAAGTCAGCTTTTGCCGCTAACTTTAACCAACTAGCATTAGGTACACTTAATAGTACTACAGGAACTGCTACTACTGTTAACTACTCTTATACTGTAGTAGGTGGAAACGATAGCGCTTCTGTCGTTGCTCAATCTAATGATACTTCCCTGAAATCATACTCAGGTGGTACCAGCCGATATGTAAACAGCGAAAGCCAAAGTGTTATGACCAGTATTATTTGCGAAGCTTTACAACCAGGTACTGGCACACCCGCTTTAATTAACGCTATTACAGGTGGTAATACTGGTAGTGCTCCTGGTTGCAACACTACTAATGCTTCGCCAGTTGAATAA
- a CDS encoding O-linked N-acetylglucosamine transferase, SPINDLY family protein has product MSTLDRLDWNSDNYHQIAVLYEEAITQNPDQISNYWYLGLAYLLQGEEAEAQTTWLLGMSQLDEEEINDVTLELIDILTTEADRQNDKQNFHQSWLIRQHIRELKPDNVNNLLFLTILSFELNLFSFENLKEWEIIEKLSDPTDEIINFQLLVNVLDRILFIPDPTTLIFLKSCFNYSQDTNDFINFIIKIALRVAYQKHYQEFAAQILEVCLEYNPTNLGILLQLSCLYSNYRSYSQGIRTARKFHKNAQTLFHQLIGTYVLLRAFLTASYWQEVEEVIVEQKNLVSKLIEEKLITSNKVDNTASLTSLYFLPYIKDDIQGNLWYRNQMGQIFQENLRNIVNYPNILHYDHSGKPAINYKLKIGYVASTLRNHSVGWLSRWLFHHHDRSNFEINLYLINQDPEDPFMQTFFRDKADVTYTFPNESETITKQIKEDEVDILIDLDSMTYDITCEVMALKPAPIQATWLGWDASGIPAIDYYIVDPYVLANDAQQYYSETLWRLPQTYIAVDGFEVGTPTLRRQDLDIPDDAVTFFTAQVGYKRHPDTIKLQLQIIKEVPNSYFLIKGIGDKGIIQDYFGKLAQEIGVELDRLRFLERDKDEFTHRANLAIADIVLDTYPYNGATTTLETLWMGIPIVTRVGEQFAARNTYAFMKNAGIEEGIAWTDEEYVEWGVRLGKNQSLRWEIAGKLRASRQTSPLWNAKKFTQEMENAYHQMWAKYVGD; this is encoded by the coding sequence ATGTCAACATTAGATAGACTAGATTGGAACTCAGATAACTATCACCAAATAGCTGTTCTTTATGAAGAAGCTATTACTCAAAATCCCGATCAAATTAGTAATTACTGGTATTTAGGTTTAGCTTATCTTCTTCAAGGCGAAGAAGCAGAAGCACAAACCACATGGTTATTGGGTATGTCTCAATTAGATGAGGAAGAAATTAATGATGTAACTCTTGAACTGATCGATATTCTCACCACAGAAGCAGATAGACAAAACGACAAGCAAAATTTTCATCAATCTTGGTTAATTCGCCAACATATTAGAGAGTTAAAGCCAGATAATGTTAATAATCTTTTGTTTCTAACTATACTGTCTTTTGAATTAAATCTTTTCTCTTTTGAAAACCTAAAAGAATGGGAAATTATTGAAAAACTATCCGATCCAACTGACGAAATAATTAACTTCCAGTTATTAGTAAATGTTTTAGATCGAATCTTATTCATTCCCGATCCAACTACCCTGATCTTTTTAAAAAGTTGTTTTAACTACAGCCAAGATACTAATGATTTTATTAACTTTATCATTAAAATAGCTTTAAGAGTAGCATATCAAAAACATTATCAAGAATTTGCGGCTCAAATACTTGAAGTTTGTTTAGAATATAATCCTACTAATTTAGGTATTTTACTGCAATTATCTTGCCTGTATTCTAATTATAGAAGTTATTCTCAAGGGATAAGAACCGCTAGGAAGTTCCATAAAAATGCTCAAACTTTGTTCCATCAATTAATCGGGACTTATGTATTATTAAGAGCTTTTTTAACAGCTAGTTATTGGCAAGAAGTAGAAGAAGTTATCGTAGAGCAAAAAAATCTTGTATCTAAGTTAATTGAAGAAAAATTAATTACATCAAATAAAGTAGATAATACAGCATCACTAACTTCTCTTTATTTTCTTCCTTACATCAAAGATGACATTCAAGGAAATCTATGGTATCGAAATCAAATGGGGCAAATATTTCAAGAAAACTTACGTAATATAGTCAACTATCCAAATATTTTACACTACGATCATTCTGGAAAACCCGCAATAAACTATAAACTAAAAATAGGCTATGTAGCTAGCACATTGAGAAATCATTCAGTAGGTTGGTTGAGTCGCTGGTTATTTCATCATCACGATCGCTCTAACTTTGAAATCAATTTATACTTAATTAACCAAGATCCTGAAGATCCATTTATGCAAACGTTTTTCCGGGACAAAGCAGATGTTACTTATACTTTTCCCAACGAATCGGAAACTATTACTAAACAAATTAAAGAAGATGAAGTAGATATCTTGATAGATTTAGATAGCATGACTTATGATATTACCTGCGAAGTGATGGCTCTGAAGCCAGCACCAATTCAAGCTACTTGGCTAGGTTGGGATGCATCTGGTATTCCTGCTATAGATTACTATATTGTCGATCCCTATGTCTTAGCTAATGATGCTCAACAATACTATTCTGAAACTCTGTGGAGATTACCTCAAACTTACATAGCGGTAGATGGATTTGAGGTAGGTACACCAACTTTGAGACGACAAGATTTAGACATTCCTGATGATGCAGTTACTTTCTTTACCGCACAAGTTGGTTATAAGCGTCATCCAGATACAATTAAACTGCAACTACAAATTATTAAAGAAGTTCCCAATAGTTACTTCTTAATTAAAGGTATTGGGGATAAGGGTATTATCCAAGATTATTTTGGTAAGTTAGCTCAAGAAATAGGAGTAGAATTAGATAGATTAAGATTTTTGGAAAGAGACAAAGACGAATTCACTCATCGTGCTAATCTGGCGATCGCTGATATAGTTTTGGATACCTATCCCTACAATGGTGCCACAACCACCTTAGAAACCCTCTGGATGGGAATACCCATAGTCACTAGAGTAGGGGAACAGTTTGCAGCGCGCAATACCTACGCTTTTATGAAAAATGCTGGTATTGAAGAAGGAATTGCCTGGACAGATGAAGAGTATGTAGAATGGGGTGTCCGCTTGGGTAAAAACCAATCCTTGCGCTGGGAAATCGCTGGTAAATTAAGAGCATCTAGGCAAACCTCCCCCCTGTGGAATGCCAAAAAGTTTACTCAAGAGATGGAAAACGCCTATCACCAGATGTGGGCTAAGTATGTTGGAGACTAG
- the trxA gene encoding thioredoxin, whose protein sequence is MSAAAQVTDATFKQEVLDSDVPVLVDFWAPWCGPCRMVAPVVDEISQQYEGQVKVVKLNTDENPNIASQYGIRSIPTLMIFKGGQRVDMVVGAVPKTTLSNTIEKYL, encoded by the coding sequence ATGTCAGCAGCCGCACAGGTGACAGACGCAACCTTTAAGCAAGAAGTTCTCGATAGTGACGTTCCCGTGTTAGTTGATTTTTGGGCACCCTGGTGTGGTCCTTGTCGTATGGTAGCCCCAGTGGTAGACGAAATTTCTCAGCAATACGAAGGACAAGTCAAAGTTGTCAAACTCAACACTGATGAAAATCCTAATATTGCTAGTCAATACGGGATTCGCAGCATTCCGACCTTAATGATCTTTAAAGGCGGACAACGAGTTGATATGGTCGTAGGTGCAGTTCCCAAAACTACTTTGTCTAACACCATAGAAAAGTATCTTTAA
- the ruvA gene encoding Holliday junction branch migration protein RuvA translates to MIGYLKGNVVEIDRRINNRTLLILEVNQIGYEIQVPNRLTKQIIEENQILQVFTHVQTKEEQTVLFGFGSKAERDLFRQLISVSGVGAQLAIALLDTLEVTDLVQAIVSGNIRLLTKAPGVGNKIAERMTLELKTKLKQWRVTLGLSETPSSVVTVAIQEDVEITLLALGYTNLEIAEALQALSQDPQLAANPQPEEWIKRAITWLSL, encoded by the coding sequence ATGATTGGTTATTTGAAGGGGAATGTAGTTGAAATTGATCGCCGAATTAATAATCGCACCCTGTTAATTTTGGAAGTAAATCAGATTGGGTATGAAATTCAAGTTCCCAATCGACTAACGAAGCAAATAATCGAAGAAAATCAAATATTGCAAGTTTTTACTCACGTTCAAACCAAAGAAGAACAAACTGTATTATTTGGGTTTGGTTCCAAAGCTGAAAGAGATTTGTTTCGTCAATTAATTAGTGTCAGTGGTGTCGGCGCACAATTGGCGATCGCTTTGTTAGATACTCTAGAAGTAACCGATCTGGTACAAGCTATAGTCAGTGGTAATATTCGTTTGTTAACCAAAGCACCTGGGGTAGGAAACAAAATTGCCGAACGGATGACTTTGGAATTGAAGACAAAACTCAAACAATGGCGCGTTACATTGGGTTTAAGTGAAACCCCATCATCTGTAGTTACTGTAGCGATTCAAGAAGATGTGGAAATAACGTTACTAGCTCTGGGATATACTAATCTAGAAATAGCTGAAGCTTTACAAGCCTTGAGTCAAGATCCACAACTAGCTGCCAACCCGCAACCAGAAGAATGGATTAAAAGAGCGATCACTTGGCTTAGTCTTTAA
- a CDS encoding GIY-YIG nuclease family protein yields MVPSTDIPTLAVLEYIPYLDQDGQLPADLAGKIGVYAIFNQEKTLKLIGYSRDIYLSLKQHLVRQLNECYWVKAQVIERPNRTLLEDIKTSWIQESGTIPVGNSIDDAKWNQPIDAKLAMTEAEKAKLDVLDELELSKLFKNVARRVEAQILAELESRGVKSEIRFNPKLKENGLLDLK; encoded by the coding sequence ATGGTTCCTTCCACAGATATTCCGACTCTTGCTGTCTTAGAATATATTCCGTATCTCGACCAAGATGGGCAATTGCCAGCAGATTTAGCAGGGAAAATTGGTGTTTATGCTATCTTTAACCAAGAGAAAACATTAAAGTTAATTGGCTACTCTCGTGATATTTATTTGAGTCTGAAACAACATTTAGTTCGTCAACTTAATGAATGCTATTGGGTAAAAGCACAAGTAATTGAACGCCCTAATCGAACTTTATTAGAAGATATTAAAACTAGTTGGATTCAAGAAAGCGGAACTATACCAGTTGGGAATAGTATTGATGATGCTAAATGGAATCAGCCGATTGATGCGAAGCTAGCGATGACGGAAGCAGAAAAAGCGAAACTTGATGTATTAGATGAACTTGAATTATCTAAACTTTTCAAAAATGTCGCTAGACGGGTAGAAGCGCAAATCTTAGCTGAACTAGAATCTAGAGGTGTCAAGTCCGAAATTCGGTTCAACCCAAAACTCAAAGAAAATGGTCTACTAGATTTGAAATAA